The following proteins are co-located in the Methanobacterium formicicum DSM 3637 genome:
- the ilvC gene encoding ketol-acid reductoisomerase yields the protein MKIYYEKDVDIDVLKDKTIAVIGYGSQGMAQARNMAESGLNVVVGLRKGGKSWKIAADHGMKVLTVEEAAEVADVIHVLIPDEIQADVYEKSIKPGLKEGNTLSFSHGYNIHYQYIKPPANVNVTMIAPKGPGSTVRGQYVDGFGVPGLVAVQQDYTGNAQQVALAMGQGSGLTRAGVLETTFKEETETDLFGEQAVLCGGVTELIKAGFQTLVEAGYQPEVAYFETCHEVKLIVDLIYKKGFAGMWNDVSNTAEFGGLTRRERVITEESRREMKEILKEIQNGKFAKEWALENQAGNPQLNRMRAIEDELEIEKRGKKLRKLCGLEE from the coding sequence ATGAAGATTTACTATGAAAAAGACGTGGATATAGACGTACTTAAGGATAAAACCATAGCAGTTATTGGATACGGAAGTCAAGGAATGGCTCAAGCCCGAAACATGGCCGAAAGTGGACTGAATGTTGTGGTCGGACTCCGAAAAGGAGGAAAATCCTGGAAAATCGCAGCTGATCATGGAATGAAAGTTTTAACCGTTGAAGAAGCTGCAGAAGTAGCTGATGTTATTCACGTGCTCATTCCTGATGAAATACAGGCTGATGTTTACGAAAAATCAATCAAACCTGGCCTGAAAGAAGGTAACACCCTCAGTTTCTCCCACGGATACAACATACACTACCAGTACATAAAACCACCAGCCAATGTTAACGTTACCATGATCGCCCCTAAAGGTCCTGGTTCCACAGTTCGCGGACAGTACGTTGATGGATTCGGTGTTCCTGGCCTGGTGGCAGTCCAGCAGGATTACACTGGCAATGCACAGCAGGTGGCACTGGCCATGGGCCAGGGAAGCGGCCTAACCCGCGCTGGAGTCCTCGAAACCACCTTCAAAGAAGAAACTGAAACTGATCTGTTTGGTGAACAGGCAGTTCTCTGTGGAGGAGTCACTGAACTCATAAAAGCAGGGTTCCAGACCCTGGTGGAAGCTGGATACCAGCCAGAAGTCGCTTACTTTGAAACCTGTCACGAAGTCAAACTCATCGTTGACCTCATATACAAGAAAGGATTCGCTGGAATGTGGAATGATGTCAGTAACACTGCAGAATTTGGAGGATTAACCCGAAGGGAAAGAGTTATAACTGAAGAATCCCGTAGGGAAATGAAAGAAATCCTCAAAGAAATCCAGAACGGTAAATTCGCCAAAGAATGGGCCCTTGAAAACCAGGCCGGAAATCCTCAACTCAACAGGATGAGGGCCATAGAAGACGAACTGGAAATTGAAAAACGGGGCAAAAAGCTCAGAAAACTCTGTGGACTGGAAGAATAA
- a CDS encoding methanogenesis marker 12 protein → MVFVGMDHGTTGVSFTVLEPEPEHLKIGRDELSAGEVSAMEELSRIVDLDSIQLMAITYAMGDGINKITPLEHVKNRGILSIEGAGKVTGGGTAVYEEIENSGIPTVLIPGLHQNTPSMDPRFKAAYSHHASAEKVSICYNAHLETGYEHFIVSDISSNTVSLLLENGKIRGAVDACLGSMGIVHGPLDLKMIRDVDEGLRTANQCFSRAGAVKVAGIDEKVAHAKDVLLKRYQEKDPQAELALETMLMTIVMEIWGLAGIANNEIEGVVLTGSVGSMQEPFDFFGSLQDEVEDIGEVVMLPPTSGSVGSAQIAKAVFEGADDILGIGVHSKPE, encoded by the coding sequence ATGGTATTTGTAGGAATGGATCACGGAACCACAGGTGTTTCTTTTACAGTTTTAGAACCAGAACCAGAACATCTCAAGATAGGACGGGATGAACTCTCCGCTGGTGAGGTTTCCGCAATGGAAGAACTTTCCAGGATAGTTGATCTGGATTCAATCCAGCTGATGGCCATTACCTACGCCATGGGTGACGGTATAAACAAAATAACACCCCTTGAACATGTGAAAAATAGGGGTATTCTCTCCATTGAAGGAGCAGGAAAGGTTACCGGTGGTGGTACCGCTGTTTATGAGGAGATTGAAAATTCAGGAATTCCCACTGTTTTAATACCTGGACTACACCAGAACACCCCTTCCATGGATCCTAGGTTCAAAGCTGCGTATTCTCATCACGCCAGTGCAGAAAAGGTGAGTATATGTTACAATGCCCATCTGGAAACTGGATATGAGCACTTCATTGTATCGGATATCAGCTCCAACACCGTGAGTCTTCTCCTGGAAAATGGGAAAATCAGGGGGGCGGTGGATGCCTGTCTTGGTTCCATGGGAATTGTTCACGGGCCCCTGGATTTGAAGATGATTCGTGATGTTGATGAAGGATTACGCACTGCTAACCAGTGTTTTTCCCGTGCAGGTGCAGTTAAAGTGGCTGGTATTGATGAAAAGGTGGCCCACGCCAAGGACGTTCTCCTGAAACGATACCAGGAAAAAGACCCCCAGGCCGAGCTGGCCCTGGAAACCATGCTCATGACTATTGTCATGGAAATATGGGGACTGGCAGGAATCGCCAATAATGAAATAGAGGGAGTGGTACTAACGGGTTCGGTGGGATCCATGCAGGAACCATTTGATTTTTTCGGTTCACTGCAGGATGAAGTGGAAGACATTGGAGAAGTGGTAATGCTACCCCCGACATCTGGTTCCGTGGGAAGCGCCCAGATTGCTAAGGCTGTTTTTGAAGGTGCAGATGATATACTGGGAATTGGAGTACACTCCAAACCAGAATAG
- the surE gene encoding 5'/3'-nucleotidase SurE — protein MTILITNDDGVNSSGIIAAKKAAEKLDQTLVVAPATQQSGIGHALTLFEPIRVTATTMNDGSEAHMVSGTPTDALIIGIFQIADEKPDLVISGINIGENLGKSELTTSGTIGAAMEAAVNGIPALSVSMQVTRGDIKFHDGHVDLDFSHAQKMTERVARMILKKGLPEGVDFLNLNIPSHPESDRIRLTRLGERMYRVHITERLDPRGRPYYWIDGDSVEDDEEGTDVHTLKRERCATLTPISLDATAPLELMDGWME, from the coding sequence ATGACCATTCTCATCACTAATGATGATGGAGTTAACTCCTCAGGAATCATCGCTGCTAAAAAAGCAGCAGAAAAACTGGACCAAACACTGGTAGTTGCCCCGGCCACTCAACAAAGTGGAATTGGCCATGCATTAACCCTTTTTGAACCGATTAGAGTTACAGCTACAACTATGAATGATGGTAGTGAGGCCCATATGGTTTCTGGAACCCCCACGGATGCGTTAATTATTGGTATCTTTCAAATCGCTGATGAAAAGCCGGATTTAGTTATATCTGGAATTAATATTGGTGAAAACCTGGGAAAATCAGAGTTAACCACTTCTGGAACAATTGGAGCTGCCATGGAGGCAGCAGTTAACGGTATCCCCGCACTTTCAGTTTCAATGCAAGTTACTCGGGGAGATATCAAGTTTCATGATGGTCACGTGGATCTGGACTTTTCCCATGCTCAGAAGATGACGGAGAGGGTTGCCAGGATGATCTTAAAGAAAGGGTTGCCAGAAGGGGTTGATTTTTTAAACCTGAATATTCCATCCCACCCTGAAAGCGATCGTATACGGCTCACCCGTTTAGGTGAGAGAATGTATCGGGTGCATATTACCGAACGCCTGGATCCCCGGGGAAGACCATACTACTGGATTGATGGTGATTCTGTAGAGGATGATGAGGAGGGTACCGATGTCCATACTCTTAAGCGTGAAAGATGTGCAACTTTAACTCCCATTTCTCTGGATGCAACAGCTCCCCTGGAATTGATGGATGGATGGATGGAATAA
- a CDS encoding acetolactate synthase large subunit yields MKGSQAIIKSLTDEGVDVVFGYPGGVLLPLYDVIYDSDLKHILVRHEQCAAHAADGYARASGKVGVCIGTSGPGATNLVTGIATAYMDSAPIVALAGQVGTSLIGNDAFQEVDTIGMTMPISKHNFQAMESSEIPPMIRSSFYIARTGRPGPVVVDLPKDVQEGELDYPENITIDLPGYKPTKKGHPLQVKKAAELILKSKKPVILAGGGVILSGSSPELQHLSEIIGAPVTTSLMGKGCFPEDHPLSLGMLGMHGRVASNMLVDECDCLIAVGCRFSDRTTGDVNKFSPNAKIIHIDVDPAEIGKNIDVTVPIVGDAKIILSHLLRIISQTQQPNNHDWTDYVKTFRASCMPRLSFDDMPLKPQQVIKEISEAVTDDTIITTDVGQNQMWMAHYFTSRNPRKFISSGGLGTMGFGFPAAMGAKVAMPDNDVVAVCGDGGFLMVCQDLATVKEYDIPVVVCVLDNRYLGMVAQWQKLFYDERISQTKLNAMPDFVKLAEAFGVNAHRVERPGEMKETLKNALNSGEPTLIDVMIDPNEILPMVPPGCGLTEIVGEYKVERENPGEINYRPSAQETGGD; encoded by the coding sequence ATGAAGGGCAGTCAAGCCATAATAAAGTCACTAACCGATGAGGGAGTGGACGTAGTCTTCGGATATCCTGGAGGAGTCCTACTCCCCCTGTACGATGTAATCTACGATTCAGACCTCAAACACATACTGGTAAGGCACGAACAGTGCGCAGCCCACGCAGCAGACGGTTACGCTCGGGCCTCTGGTAAAGTAGGTGTATGCATAGGCACTTCCGGTCCTGGAGCCACCAACCTGGTGACCGGTATTGCCACAGCTTACATGGACTCCGCTCCTATTGTAGCCCTGGCAGGGCAGGTAGGTACCTCCCTAATTGGTAACGACGCATTTCAGGAAGTAGACACCATAGGCATGACCATGCCCATTAGCAAACACAATTTCCAGGCTATGGAATCATCAGAAATACCCCCGATGATAAGATCATCGTTTTACATAGCTCGAACTGGTAGACCCGGCCCAGTGGTGGTTGATTTGCCTAAAGATGTCCAGGAAGGTGAACTTGATTATCCAGAAAACATAACCATTGACCTGCCAGGTTATAAACCCACCAAAAAAGGACATCCCCTGCAGGTTAAAAAAGCCGCAGAACTGATATTAAAATCTAAAAAACCAGTTATTCTTGCAGGAGGCGGTGTGATCCTTTCCGGTTCATCACCCGAGCTACAGCACCTATCAGAAATAATCGGAGCACCAGTAACCACCAGTTTAATGGGTAAAGGATGTTTCCCTGAAGATCATCCACTATCACTGGGAATGCTGGGAATGCACGGCCGTGTAGCATCCAACATGCTGGTAGATGAATGTGACTGTCTCATTGCAGTGGGTTGTCGATTCTCAGACCGTACCACAGGAGATGTGAATAAATTCTCACCTAACGCTAAAATAATTCACATTGACGTTGATCCAGCTGAGATTGGGAAGAATATAGATGTGACTGTGCCCATTGTGGGTGATGCCAAGATCATCCTATCCCACTTATTGAGGATCATATCCCAAACACAGCAGCCTAACAATCATGACTGGACAGATTACGTAAAAACCTTCCGTGCCAGTTGTATGCCCCGTCTTTCATTTGATGACATGCCCCTTAAACCACAGCAGGTTATAAAAGAGATTTCAGAAGCAGTTACAGATGATACCATAATAACAACTGATGTTGGTCAGAACCAGATGTGGATGGCCCATTATTTCACCTCCAGAAATCCGAGGAAGTTCATATCATCAGGAGGCCTGGGAACCATGGGATTCGGTTTCCCTGCAGCCATGGGAGCCAAAGTAGCAATGCCAGATAATGATGTGGTAGCAGTTTGCGGAGACGGTGGATTCTTAATGGTCTGCCAGGACCTGGCAACGGTTAAGGAATATGACATTCCAGTGGTTGTCTGTGTCCTGGACAACCGTTATCTGGGAATGGTGGCCCAGTGGCAGAAACTGTTCTACGATGAGAGAATCTCCCAGACCAAACTCAATGCCATGCCTGACTTTGTTAAACTGGCCGAAGCTTTCGGAGTCAACGCTCACCGTGTGGAACGTCCCGGCGAGATGAAAGAAACACTGAAAAACGCCTTGAATTCAGGAGAACCAACTCTAATTGATGTGATGATCGATCCAAATGAGATCCTACCTATGGTACCCCCAGGATGCGGTCTCACTGAAATCGTTGGAGAATACAAGGTTGAAAGGGAAAACCCGGGTGAGATAAACTACCGACCTTCTGCCCAGGAAACTGGAGGTGATTAA
- the ilvN gene encoding acetolactate synthase small subunit, with product MDQQRSHIISAIVLHRPGVLQRVAGLFTRRGFNIDSITVGPSEQDGLARMTIISQGDDKILEQITKQLNKIIEVIKVRDLDAEGTVIRELCLIKTHATSERSRSEIIQYAKIFRGRIVDAGPENLTLEITGTPEKIDALIDLLRSFGIKEISRTGPTAISRGSKTI from the coding sequence ATGGACCAGCAGAGAAGCCATATAATCAGTGCCATAGTACTGCACAGGCCAGGTGTCCTCCAGCGTGTTGCTGGCCTGTTCACCCGTAGAGGTTTCAACATCGACAGTATCACTGTAGGACCCTCAGAACAGGATGGACTTGCCCGTATGACCATCATCTCCCAGGGGGATGATAAAATCCTGGAACAGATCACCAAACAACTGAATAAGATCATCGAAGTGATTAAGGTGCGGGATCTGGATGCAGAGGGAACTGTAATCCGGGAGCTGTGTCTTATCAAGACCCATGCCACATCAGAAAGATCCCGTTCAGAGATCATTCAATATGCCAAGATATTCAGGGGCAGAATCGTTGATGCAGGACCAGAAAATCTCACTCTGGAGATCACCGGAACACCTGAAAAAATCGACGCACTCATTGACCTTTTAAGAAGCTTTGGTATCAAAGAAATCTCCAGAACTGGACCAACCGCCATATCAAGGGGTTCAAAAACAATATAA